A stretch of Bombus vancouverensis nearcticus chromosome 13, iyBomVanc1_principal, whole genome shotgun sequence DNA encodes these proteins:
- the LOC117161144 gene encoding WD repeat-containing protein 18 produces the protein MSRIADTREVILTSDSSGEHWSAAVWDHRTGSILSTYKNAGALSHRTLQLLSDSYIVGADLTKPRIHVWPLNSHSPVSNLRLTTPGKVTALNCTPNGAYMVAAISEKLFLWQLCNGRLLKNLSQHYQTVTCLTFSKDGSIFASGAEDGLIFVWSLYRVLNEEHPTPLHAFSHHSLPVKDLQFGHAGARGRLCSVSLDRTCNIYDPGSGLLLLTLVFDVPLTSVSMNARESDLFVGCTNGDIYGFNLHEPPRGIEHHVQVRNDGNSDGVIVFQGHKSSVVSLSISIDCRYLVSGSTSGEVHVWDIASRQILRTIDHKGPITAAFFAKNYDNFRVTNLKPRLQLCNLHRISDDSGKESFIEVISRDRNTTDILDFDLYTEKNIDMAGSEDVTSKKFSEMKDEIDKLKKINAAMYQYSVKHILNKSNIDLT, from the coding sequence ATGTCGCGAATTGCCGACACGAGAGAAGTGATTTTAACTAGTGACAGTAGCGGTGAACATTGGAGTGCAGCTGTGTGGGATCACCGAACTGGTTCAATTTTATCGACTTATAAAAATGCTGGTGCTCTCAGTCATAGAACTCTTCAACTTTTAAGCGACAGTTATATAGTGGGTGCGGATTTAACGAAACCGCGTATACATGTTTGGCCATTGAACAGTCATTCTCCCGTATCTAACCTGAGACTGACAACACCGGGAAAGGTTACTGCTCTGAATTGCACGCCCAATGGCGCCTACATGGTCGCGGCCATTTCCGAAAAACTATTCCTCTGGCAATTGTGCAACGGGCGTTTGTTAAAGAATTTATCGCAACATTATCAGACAGTGACCTGTTTGACGTTCAGCAAAGACGGTTCCATTTTCGCCAGTGGCGCCGAGGACGGATTAATTTTCGTGTGGTCGTTGTATCGTGTATTGAACGAGGAACATCCTACGCCATTGCACGCATTCTCTCATCACTCTTTGCCAGTGAAGGACCTACAATTTGGACATGCTGGCGCGCGAGGAAGACTGTGCTCCGTATCTCTCGATCGAACATGCAACATTTACGACCCAGGCTCCGGATTGCTATTGCTCACCCTTGTGTTCGACGTGCCACTCACTTCCGTTTCCATGAACGCACGCGAAAGTGATTTATTCGTGGGCTGCACAAACGGTGACATATATGGATTCAATTTGCACGAGCCGCCACGTGGAATAGAGCATCATGTGCAGGTACGGAATGACGGAAATTCGGATGGAGTGATAGTTTTCCAGGGGCACAAATCGAGCGTAGTATCATTATCGATATCGATCGATTGTCGATACCTGGTGTCGGGCTCGACCAGCGGCGAAGTTCACGTCTGGGACATAGCGAGTCGTCAAATTCTTCGTACGATCGATCACAAGGGACCAATCACCGCTGCATTCTTCGCGAAAAACTACGACAATTTCCGGGTCACCAACCTTAAGCCGCGTTTACAACTATGTAATTTACATAGGATATCGGACGATAGCGGAAAGGAAAGCTTCATCGAAGTGATTTCAAGGGATCGAAATACAACAGACATTTTAGATTTTGATTTGTACACAGAAAAAAATATCGATATGGCCGGATCAGAGGACGTAACCTCGAAAAAGTTTTCCGAGATGAAGGACGAGATCGATAAACTGAAGAAAATCAATGCTGCTATGTATCAGTACAGTGTAAAACATATTTTGAATAAGTCGAATATAGATTTAACTTAG
- the LOC117161149 gene encoding uncharacterized protein LOC117161149 produces MGFLDDELQEVSKLCQNVVDGSRLVSCVCTMVRVEITKTEFKSIVVCIQFAKSYPNAPLLLELKSKTLSVKLLNGLTEVCEQECKKLLGKAQVLPILKFIRNFIDENPLICCYDEISTIKKLLGDNDEIKLKQKYSCIGLKIKKELYYFKAKIDVPDNYPVACVKLENVDTNFPPLFTRHFTGQGRELARQCVEPPLRKKSHTPFIPSPSLEVVTSFLIQCVKSLPQEHCQSCKQTCLPENPENAETNETADMHVERLYCGHLFHLRCLVTYMKTPPFHGGKKCPTCEQRIYHEKWGVSDKLAEERWAHQQARARELAEVEDFFN; encoded by the exons ATGGGCTTTCTCGATGATGAATTACAAGAGGTATCAAAACTTTGTCAAAATGTCGTTGATGGTAGCCGTCTTGTTTCTTGTGTTTGTACTATGGTGCGAGTGGAAATAAC GAAGACCGAGTTCAAGAGCATCGTCGTGTGCATACAGTTCGCGAAGAGCTATCCTAATGCTCCATTGTTACTTGAATTGAAGAGCAAAACTTTATCTGTGAAGTTACTTAACGGTCTAACAGAAGTCTGTGAACAGGAATGCAAGAAATTGTTGGGAAAGGCACAG GTGTTAccaatattgaaatttatccGTAATTTCATTGACGAAAATCCTTTGATTTGTTGCTATGATGAAATCTCAACCATAAAAAAACTCTTGGGGGACaacgatgaaataaaattgaaacaaaaatattcttgtATTGGTTTGAAGATTAAGAAAGAGTTATATTATTTCAAAGCTAAAATCGATGTACCAGATAATTATCCAGTTGCCTGTGTAAA ATTGGAAAATGTAGATACAAATTTTCCTCCACTATTTACACGCCATTTCACAGGTCAAGGAAGGGAATTAGCCAGACAGTGTGTAGAACCACCGCTTAGGAAGAAATCACACACTCCTTTTATTCCCTCACCATCCTTGGAAGTTGTTACATCTTTTCTCATACA ATGTGTAAAGAGTTTGCCACAGGAGCATTGTCAGTCATGCAAACAAACATGTCTGCCAGAGAATCCAGAAAATGCAGAAACCAACGAAACTGCAGATATGCATGTAGAGAGACTTTACTGTGGACATTTGTTTCACCTACGCTGTCTTGTGACATACATGAAGACTCCTCCATTCCATG GGGGTAAAAAATGCCCAACATGTGAACAACGTATCTATCATGAAAAATGGGGTGTAAGCGATAAGCTTGCAGAAGAACGTTGGGCTCATCAACAAGCCCGAGCTAGGGAACTAGCAGAGGTAGAAGATTTTTTCAACTGA